The Brachyhypopomus gauderio isolate BG-103 unplaced genomic scaffold, BGAUD_0.2 sc47, whole genome shotgun sequence genome contains the following window.
ttatataatcACTCAATATTGGGGCATTTAAAAGTCTATAAAAATGCCAGTATTGAAAAGTAAATATGGCTGGTTAGCATGACCTTACTTGCATAACTAACCACTGATAAGCTAATAGAGGCTAGTTAGCATTATTGTATTTGCATAATTAGCCAttgccagctttgacctatgggCTTGGCTTTTCTCTACCTAGTTTGCTGATGAGGTCATCCACATTGTGACAGTGGCACATTTATTACCAGTCCTGGACACTTACACACTGGTGTGAAGCTCATAATCTCCATCCTTATAGCTCAGTGCAAAGTTATTCTGTACAAGTGTGGACTTGGCGGTGTCAAACGCCATCTGGTAGCCCGCCAGCCAGCCCTCGTAACCCAAGACGGCAGCAGAGTGCAATACTGGGCCGTCAAAGTCAACGTCACAGGACAGGTTGAGGTAATCCCGCTTATAGCCTGTCTTCAGTTTGCCAGTCTTCTTTCTGTTGCAACAGACAGGGTGTTTTGTACTTCACAATATTATACAGAAACATCTAAGAGACACTCTGCTGGTGATTTTCGCCACTCACCCCGTGTTTGGTACAAAGGAAGTGTCAAAAGCAACTTTCAAGCCCTTTGCCAGCTGAAAAAAGAATAGATATCTATTGGAGCTAATTTAATCACTGAATGGATCTGTAATGGATCTAATGGATTTTAGAGACTGATTAGACATTTAGGACAAGCACTTCTGACCTGGTCCTCCACAGAGAGCTCAGTAGCCAAGGTATTGTCAGTGTTCCACTTCTGATTGAGGCAGAGCCCCAGCTCCGTCATTTTGAACTTGGTCTCCAAGCTCCCAGAGGCCCTGCCAGTGTTGGTATTAGTAGAGCCAGAGGTGTTGAACTCCTGTGGTCAATTATAAAAGAGCATTTCAGGAGTAGATAAAAAATAATGCAAAACATGGAACTGTTGGCACAACAAGACTTTGCAAGTCATTGTGGGTGTATGTGCATCTCACATGCAACAACTCTTGCACTGATGTTACCATCACACCCAACACACTGCAGGAAAGGTCATGAAAGCAGTTAACCCAAGAAGAGACAGATACCCCGCAGATTAAATTTAATAACTAAGCTTGTCAAAACTACCATAAATGTGAAttaatttacaaaaaaaagTTTATCTGAACAAAAACTGATTGTCTAGCTACATCATGCGACTATACAGCTTATAATACTCCTTTTTAGTCTGCATTATTTTGGCTGGCTTGCCTTATTTTGACTAGAATAATTTGTTTATTTGATCACATGATTCAGATAAAAAACATCCAATATGTACTCTGACACTATTTAACTGTTCAGGATGCTCACAgcccaaaaaataaataatcctGTGATTTGCTTGACAACTAATTTGCTTATGGCTGCATTTTGCAATATCAGTATTGCACATATATTAACCAATAACCACATCATGCACCTCCTGATTTACAACATTTCTGAACATAGAATAGTTAGCGGTGACATTATCCTTCGTACTTAACATCTTTCACAAAAGGATGATGTTGTAATGCTGTGAAGAATGAGATCAGCCCACCTCTCTTGGGCAGCTGACAGGTGTAAAAGACCCTAGCAGCAACAGTACACAGGTAAGGA
Protein-coding sequences here:
- the LOC143487589 gene encoding non-selective voltage-gated ion channel VDAC2; translated protein: MAVPPSYSDLGKAAHDIFSKGYGFGIVKLDLKTKSQSGVEFNTSGSTNTNTGRASGSLETKFKMTELGLCLNQKWNTDNTLATELSVEDQLAKGLKVAFDTSFVPNTGKKTGKLKTGYKRDYLNLSCDVDFDGPVLHSAAVLGYEGWLAGYQMAFDTAKSTLVQNNFALSYKDGDYELHTSVNDGTEFGGSVYQKISEQLQTAVTLAWTAGSNNTHFGIGAKYQLDEDSSLSAKVNNTSLLGIGYTQWLRPGVKLTLSALIDGKNISAGEHKVGLGFEVEA